The following proteins are co-located in the Wenzhouxiangella marina genome:
- a CDS encoding pilin, with protein sequence MNLPRNMQKQQGFTLIELMIVIAILAILLAIAIPAYQNYSIRAANSECVNLAASIKLAVSETAQSNGVLATGVATATAAGVVPANVATPRCGSVTVAAGVITIASTGSDGTSAGTFTFTPTQSTINDSIQWNCTANHGNPQHVPAECRS encoded by the coding sequence ATGAACCTTCCCCGCAATATGCAGAAGCAGCAGGGCTTCACCCTGATCGAACTCATGATCGTGATTGCCATTCTGGCCATCCTGCTGGCCATCGCAATCCCGGCTTACCAGAACTATTCGATCCGCGCCGCCAATAGTGAGTGCGTCAATCTGGCCGCCTCCATCAAGCTGGCCGTATCCGAAACCGCCCAGTCGAACGGCGTACTGGCGACCGGTGTCGCGACTGCGACGGCTGCAGGCGTTGTCCCGGCCAACGTTGCAACTCCCCGCTGCGGCAGTGTGACCGTCGCCGCAGGCGTGATCACGATCGCCAGCACGGGCAGCGACGGCACGTCGGCAGGCACCTTCACCTTCACCCCGACGCAGTCCACCATCAACGACTCCATCCAGTGGAACTGCACGGCGAACCACGGGAACCCGCAGCACGTCCCGGCTGAGTGTCGTTCATAA